The Hymenobacter swuensis DY53 genome includes the window CTGGCGCTGCTTATTTACCTGGGTGGGTTGTCGGCGGCCTCCAGTATGATTATCGTGGAAACCATTGCCCTGAGCGTGATGATGAGCAACCACCTGCTTATGCCGCTGCTGGTGCGCATTCCCGCGGCCCGGGCCGCTGGGCCCAGCTGGTTTGCCACCCTGGGGCAGGTGGCCCTCAACAGCCGCCGGATGGCCGTGGTGCTGGTGCTGCTGCTAGCCTTTGGGTACTATGCAGCCGTGGGCCATCAGCTGCCGCTGGTGAACATCGGGCTGGTATCGTTTGCGGCGGTGGCGCAGTTTGCGCCGGTAGTACTGGGTGGGCTTTACTGGAAGGGCGGTACCCGGCAAGGCGCTACGGCCGGTATTCTGGCGGGCTTTGTGGTGTGGTTCTTTACCCTGGTGCTGCCTACTATGGTCGGCCCCGATCTGCTGCCTGATACCCTGCTGGCGCAGGGCCTGTTTGGCCTGAGCTGGCTGCGGCCGTTTGCGTTGTTCGGGCTAACCGGGCTCGATTATTTGTCGCACGGCTTGTTCTGGAGCTGGTTTTTTAACCTCGGGCTGTACGTGGCCGTGTCGCTCGGGCGGCAGCCTTCGGTGCTGGAGCAGCGGCAGGCCGAGGTGTTTGTGGATGTGTTTCGGCATGGCACCAGCTTCGAGGCACCCACCGGCTGGCACAGTGCCGCCGCCCTGCCCGATGTGCGGGCCCTGCTCACCGGCTTCCTCGGGAAAAAGCGCACCACCCAGGCGCTACGGGCGTTTCAGGAGCGTTTTCCCGAAGCCCATGCCACCGATTCAGTGGCTCCGCCCCAAGCCGATCCGCGCCTGCTGGCCTACGCCGAAAAGCTGCTGGCCGGTTCCATCGGCCCGGCTTCGGCTAGGCTACTGCTGCGCTCTTCGGTAGGGGTAGAGGACATCAGCTTTGATAGTGTGGTGGGAATTCTCAGGGAAAGTCAGCAGCTGCTGGAAGCCAACCGCCAGCTCCAGAAGCAGCAGCGGCAGCTCCAGCGGCTCACCCAGCAGCTCCAGCAAGCCTACGATCAGCTGCAGGAGCTCGACCAGCATAAGGACGAATTCCTCTACACCGTCACCCACGAACTGCGCACCCCGCTCACCAGTATTCGGGCCTTGTCCGAAATTCTCTCCGATAATCCCGATCTGGAAGAGGAAGAGCGGCAACGGTTTCTGCTCACCATCACCCGCGAATCGGAGCGGCTGAGCCGGCTCATTACGCTGGTGCTGGATCTGGAGAAGTACGAATCAGGTAAGGCCACGCTGGAAAAAGTCCCGGTAGATGTGGCCGACGTGGTAACCGACGCCCTGGAAGCCGTGGGCCAGCTGCTGCGCGACAAGCACATTCACTTGGACCTGGCCGTGCCGCCCGGCCTGCCGCCCCTGCCCGGCGACCGGGACCGGCTCATGCAGGTACTGGTAAACCTGCTCTCAAACGCCGTGAAATCGTGCCGGGCCGATGGTACCGGCCGCATTGCAGTATTGGCTACGGCCTCGCCGGAGGCCCTGCGCATCACGGTGCAGGACAATGGCAAAGGCATTGACCCGGAGTTCCACCAGCTCATCTTTGATAAGTTCTTTCAGGCCCGGCATCAGACTATGCGCAAGCCCGAAGGCTCGGGCCTGGGCCTGGCCATCACCAAAAAGATTGTGGAACTGCACGCCGGCCGCATCTGGGTGGAAAGTGCCCCCGAGCAGGGGGCCAGGTTTTCCTTCGAGCTACCGGTTTTGAATTAAAAAATGAGGAGTAAAAGGCATGTCATGCTGAGCGGAGTCGAAGCATCTCTACCGAGGGCTACTCAGTTAGTATTGCAACGAAGCTGTAGAGATGCTTCGACTCCGCTCAGCATGACGGGATTTTCCACTCAAAAACCTTCCGCGTCTTCTGCGGGAACATCCATCTGAACCTTCCATGTGCTATGAAACCTGCTTCTCCCCACATTCTCATAGTTGATGACGAGCCCAACATCGTCATGTCCCTGGAATTTCTGATGCGCAAGGCTGGCTACCAGGTCAGCATTGCCCGCAACGGCACCGAGGCCCTAGAGGCCATCGACCACGCAGCTTTTGATGTAGTGCTGCTGGATATTATGATGCCCGATGTGGATGGCTACCAGGTGTGCCGCCACCTGCGCCAGCACCCCGCCCGCCAGACTACCCGCGTTATCATGCTCTCGGCCAAAAGCAAGGATGCCGACGTACAGAAAGGGTATGATGCCGGGGCCGACCTCTACCTGCCCAAGCCCTTCAGCACCCGTCAACTCATGGAGAAAGTGCGGGAGCTGTTGCCCACCACCTGACTTCCGCCGCGTTACTGCCCGCACCTTCCCACCCACTCCGCCTATGTCTCTCACCCGCTCTTACCCCGCCGACCACGCGGCCAGCCTGCAGGACCCCGAAGAATTCTGGGACGCGCAGGCCCGGCAGCTTGCCTGGTTTCAGCCGCCGCCCCGGCCCGTACTGAGCCAGGACAGCACCACCGGTTTTTACCATTGGTTTCGGGGCGGGCAGTTGAATACCTGTTGGTTGTGCCTCGATTACCACGTGGAGAATAGCCGTGCCGACCAGGTGGCCCTCATCTATGATTCGCCGGTAACCCACACGGTGCGCCGCTATACCTACCGCGAGCTGCTGGACCTGACCAGCCGTTTTGCCGGCGGCCTGCGCCAGTTGGGCGTGGAGCGCGGCGACCGGGTAATCATCTACATGCCTAATATGCCCGAAGCGGTGGTGGCCATGCTGGCCTGCGCCCGGCTGGGGGCCGTGCATTCGGTGGTGTTTGGGGGCTTCGCGCCCCACGAACTGGCCGTGCGTATTGATGATGCCCAGCCCCGCGTGATTATCTGTGCCTCCGCCGGACTGGAGTTTGACAAGGTGATTCCCTACAAGCCGCTGGTGGAGGCTGCTCTGCAGCGGGCTGTGCATCAGCCCGCTGCCGTGGTCGTGCTGCAGCGCGCCTTTTGCCCAGCCGCGCTATCCGCCGCCCACGATGCAGACTACCAGACACTGCTGCAGGCCGCGCCCGTTGCCGCCGTGCCCCTTGAATCCATCGACCCGCTCTACATCCTCTACACCTCCGGTACCACGGGCAAACCCAAAGGCGTAGTGCGTGACAACGGCGGCCACGCCGTGGCCCTCAAGTACAGCATGGCCGCCATATATGGGGTGCAGCCCGGCGACA containing:
- a CDS encoding sensor histidine kinase, which encodes MPTLLVIGFSFGYLVLLFGVAYAAERRSAARRSLVSNPYVYALSMAVYCTAWTYYGSVGRAAHFGLEFIGIYLGPTLMAPVTWLVLRKIIRICRSQRLTSIADFISARYGKSAGLGALVTVVCVLGVVPYISLQIKAIAASFDILTRDVASLNLPVQDAAAAAGSAFYTTVALAFFTIIFGVRSIEATERHEGMVLAVALESLVKLVAFLAAGLFVTYGLFNGFADVFERAAALPDLRRLFTLDGAGTTPGQWFTLLLLSMTAILLLPRQFQVSVVENVNEDHLRKAMWLFPLYLIIINLLVLPLAFGGRLLDPTGRFDADTFVLALPLQAGHPWLALLIYLGGLSAASSMIIVETIALSVMMSNHLLMPLLVRIPAARAAGPSWFATLGQVALNSRRMAVVLVLLLAFGYYAAVGHQLPLVNIGLVSFAAVAQFAPVVLGGLYWKGGTRQGATAGILAGFVVWFFTLVLPTMVGPDLLPDTLLAQGLFGLSWLRPFALFGLTGLDYLSHGLFWSWFFNLGLYVAVSLGRQPSVLEQRQAEVFVDVFRHGTSFEAPTGWHSAAALPDVRALLTGFLGKKRTTQALRAFQERFPEAHATDSVAPPQADPRLLAYAEKLLAGSIGPASARLLLRSSVGVEDISFDSVVGILRESQQLLEANRQLQKQQRQLQRLTQQLQQAYDQLQELDQHKDEFLYTVTHELRTPLTSIRALSEILSDNPDLEEEERQRFLLTITRESERLSRLITLVLDLEKYESGKATLEKVPVDVADVVTDALEAVGQLLRDKHIHLDLAVPPGLPPLPGDRDRLMQVLVNLLSNAVKSCRADGTGRIAVLATASPEALRITVQDNGKGIDPEFHQLIFDKFFQARHQTMRKPEGSGLGLAITKKIVELHAGRIWVESAPEQGARFSFELPVLN
- a CDS encoding response regulator transcription factor, coding for MKPASPHILIVDDEPNIVMSLEFLMRKAGYQVSIARNGTEALEAIDHAAFDVVLLDIMMPDVDGYQVCRHLRQHPARQTTRVIMLSAKSKDADVQKGYDAGADLYLPKPFSTRQLMEKVRELLPTT